In the genome of Dehalococcoidales bacterium, one region contains:
- a CDS encoding phosphoenolpyruvate carboxykinase (ATP) has product MPEFDPQEFAQTTERIRAKALEEGRLLHNPPNRDLEQLAAREPEVHRTIYDNLVADSEPMSRAAAFTRNSVDHRFGKAERELLYQTETVLSQKRLVSVDRIVGNSRSNTVVRLTVPEEFAHVAFGGKNLFLPARGRIERPDYEIIMFRDEAFEENKSKPLPQKDITIRLAMLDDGRVIKIVRNSNYIGEYKKGVFAAEDWTAKTRRGGIFLHTGCREDYLQSSHGEYHTTRSLLIALSASGKTTTTGRVLARKGKEKSWLVQDDGGTLMPDGSFHGFEMGGLFVKTENVNPGEQEEIYYGLLRPETFGENIHITEDGDFDFYNLASTSNGRAVIQRRDFMHASPFIDVERIDNLILITRESQMPALSKLTLQQAVAFMTLGQAMESSAGDPTRAGKLKAEFFYDPFVAGNRADHANLFYEILRGLPDLKFYMLNTGGVGEGHLYKDIQIEHTLGILDSMLRGGLEDWVDSPTGLQVPAAVRAVDDIYFHPERLYSTSEFEEGQQKLEKFRRIAIEKVGDGLHPDIRRVFE; this is encoded by the coding sequence ATGCCAGAGTTCGACCCACAAGAGTTTGCCCAAACCACGGAGAGAATCAGGGCGAAAGCACTGGAAGAAGGCAGGTTGCTGCACAATCCACCGAACAGAGACCTGGAGCAACTCGCTGCCCGAGAACCGGAAGTCCACCGGACAATATACGACAACCTGGTGGCGGATAGCGAACCGATGTCGCGCGCGGCGGCGTTCACCAGGAACAGTGTCGACCACCGTTTCGGCAAGGCAGAGCGGGAACTGCTCTATCAGACCGAAACGGTCCTCAGCCAGAAGAGGCTGGTCTCGGTAGATAGAATCGTGGGCAACAGTCGCAGCAATACCGTCGTCCGTCTGACAGTTCCCGAGGAGTTCGCTCACGTTGCCTTCGGGGGAAAAAACCTCTTTTTACCGGCAAGGGGAAGGATAGAGCGTCCGGACTACGAAATCATTATGTTCCGGGACGAGGCTTTCGAGGAAAATAAGTCCAAGCCTCTTCCCCAGAAGGACATCACGATACGGTTGGCCATGCTCGATGACGGTCGTGTCATCAAGATAGTGCGCAACAGCAACTACATTGGTGAGTACAAGAAAGGGGTGTTTGCCGCCGAGGACTGGACGGCCAAGACCAGGCGTGGCGGCATTTTCCTGCACACCGGCTGCCGGGAGGACTATCTCCAGTCATCTCACGGCGAATACCACACCACCCGGTCATTACTGATTGCCCTCAGTGCTAGCGGTAAGACGACAACCACCGGGCGGGTGCTGGCCCGAAAGGGCAAGGAAAAGTCGTGGCTGGTGCAGGATGACGGCGGCACCCTGATGCCGGACGGCTCTTTCCACGGCTTTGAGATGGGCGGACTTTTCGTCAAGACGGAGAATGTGAATCCCGGAGAGCAGGAAGAAATATACTATGGCCTGCTGCGACCGGAGACTTTCGGGGAGAATATCCACATAACCGAAGACGGTGACTTCGATTTCTACAACCTGGCGAGCACATCGAACGGAAGAGCCGTTATCCAGCGGCGCGACTTCATGCACGCCAGCCCGTTTATTGACGTTGAACGGATTGACAACCTGATTCTGATTACGCGGGAATCGCAGATGCCGGCACTCTCGAAGCTGACCCTGCAGCAGGCAGTGGCATTTATGACCCTCGGTCAGGCCATGGAGTCGTCGGCCGGAGACCCGACCAGGGCGGGCAAGCTCAAGGCAGAGTTCTTCTACGACCCGTTTGTCGCCGGGAACCGGGCAGACCACGCCAATCTCTTCTACGAGATACTGAGGGGCCTGCCGGACTTGAAGTTCTACATGCTGAATACGGGTGGTGTTGGTGAAGGGCACCTCTATAAGGACATCCAGATAGAACATACGCTGGGAATCCTGGACTCCATGCTGCGGGGTGGGCTGGAAGACTGGGTGGACTCGCCCACCGGCCTGCAGGTCCCGGCAGCAGTGAGGGCTGTCGACGATATCTACTTCCACCCGGAGAGACTCTATTCCACGAGCGAATTCGAAGAGGGCCAGCAGAAGCTTGAAAAGTTCCGACGCATAGCCATCGAGAAGGTCGGCGATGGGCTGCATCCGGACATAAGACGTGTCTTTGAGTAG